The DNA region CAACGGCCTTGGGTATTCCCCTCAAAATGCTGACGTGCCACGGATACGAAGGTTTCGTAGGTGCCCTGTACAATGCCTTGCGAGCCAATATAAATCCATGATCCGGCGGTCATTTGGCCGTACATCATCAAGCCTTTTTTATCGAGCTCGTTAAATTGTTCCCAATTCGCCCACTCGGGTACTAAGTTTGAGTTAGCGATTAATACTCGCGGTGCATCTTCATGAGTCGGGAACACGCCAACCGGTTTACCCGATTGCACCAACAACGTTTCAGTTGGTTTCAGTCGTTCAAGTACTTCAACAATTTTATCGAATGCTTCCCAACTGCGCGCCGCTCGGCCAATACCACCATAAACTACGAGTGCTTGCGGATGCTCGGCTACCTCGTCATCGAGATTATTCATCAGCATGCGTTTGGCTGCTTCAATTTGCCAGTTTGCCGTGGTTAGCTCTGAACCACGGTCAGCGCGGATCTTTCGGCTTTTATCTAAGCGGGTAAAACTCATCTGTTTATCCTTTTTCTTACTTGCGTTTAAGCTTTAAACGTTAAATGGCCACCCAACACAAAGCGTGAGCCTGGGTGCGTCAATACGGCATAAGTCACCACACCAGCATCACTCCAAGTGCGACGCACAATGCGTAAACATGGCTCTGGCTTATTCAATTCCAGCCATTCGCACACGTGAGCGTTTGGTGTCACCGCTTCAATTTGATGACTTGCTTCGGTCAGCGGGGCAACGGCACTTAAGTATTCATGCGGCGTGATTTGACGAAAATCTTGCTTCAAATAATCTTCGACGATAGCAGGATTAACGTAGCGCTCTTCAACCTGCACCGGTAATCCATTCTCAAGATGGGTAATCACCGAATAATAAACGGGACTTTCCGCTTCTATTTGAAGTTGTTCTGCCACCTGCAAGCTCGCTGGCACTTGCCTGAGTACATGCACGTGCGCTTCATAATCGTGCTGACGAGCACGAATTTCGTCGGCAATGTTGCGAATGGCCATAAACGACGTCTGTGACTTCAGTGGTGCGACGTAGGTGCCAGAGCCTTTCGAGCGAATCACTAGGCCTTCGTCAGCAAGCTCCTGTAACGCTCGACGTGCGGTCATACGACTCACTTTGAACTGAGTCGCTAGCGCATTTTCTGAACTTACAGGATGATTTTCAGGCCACTCACCCGAAGCAATCTTGCTATAAATATGCTGTTTGATTTTTGAAAATTTCACGAACGTTCTACCTATGTGGTTACCGCTTTGGCTACCTTAAAAAAGCAACCGTGATCAAATCATTCAGACTAATGTTAGAGTGTGATAGAGTGTAGTCATCTTTAATTGTATATACAAGTTGTCGGTGGGAGATTTTTTATGACAGCAACCATGCAGCGCCTCGAGAACGTTCAGCTTGCCACCATGACAGGCGAGGGCTACGGCCTGATTAATGATGGTGTGATTATCTTTGATCATGAACAAATTCACTTCGCTGGTCAGCGCAGTGACGCACCAATGGTTGCCGCCGAAACAATCAACGGCAACGGCGGCTTAGTCACTCCCGGACTCATTGACTGCCATACTCACTTGGTTTGGGCTGGTTCGCGTGCCGATGAGTTTGCTAAGCGTTTACACGGTGTTAGTTATGCCGACATTGCGGCTCAAGGTGGTGGTATTGCGGCAACGGTGCGAGCAACGCGAGCGGCGTCAGAGGAAACTTTGGTTAAGGTGACAATGCCTCGGCTTAAAGCTTTGTTGCGCGAAGGCGTCACAACCGTTGAAATAAAATCGGGCTATGGCTTAAGCCTTGAAGACGAGCGCAAACAACTGCGCGCTGCACGTCAACTTGCCGACTTGTTGCCGGTATCCGTTCGAACGACGTTATTGGCAGCACATGCCGTACCACCTGAATATAAAAACCAAGCGGATGCCTATATTGATTTAGTGGTTGAATCAATTATTCCGACACTAGCTGTCGAAGGCTTAGCAGATGCCGTGGATGCATTTTGTGAATCGGTGGGTTTTACCACAGCGCAAACCGAACGTGTGTTTCAGGCCGCTCAAGCTGCTGGTTTGCCAGTAAAATTACACGCTGAACAATTAAGCA from Pseudidiomarina andamanensis includes:
- the hutI gene encoding imidazolonepropionase yields the protein MQRLENVQLATMTGEGYGLINDGVIIFDHEQIHFAGQRSDAPMVAAETINGNGGLVTPGLIDCHTHLVWAGSRADEFAKRLHGVSYADIAAQGGGIAATVRATRAASEETLVKVTMPRLKALLREGVTTVEIKSGYGLSLEDERKQLRAARQLADLLPVSVRTTLLAAHAVPPEYKNQADAYIDLVVESIIPTLAVEGLADAVDAFCESVGFTTAQTERVFQAAQAAGLPVKLHAEQLSNQHGSALAARYQALSCDHLEYLDEAGVEAMAKAGTVAVLLPGAFYFLRETKQPPLQLLRDYNVPIAVSTDANPGTSPILSVQLMLQMAATLFRMTPEECLRGVTVNAAKALGLSDRGQLAAGMRADLCLWDVDDPAALTYQFGTNPLSACWYQGSRR
- the hutC gene encoding histidine utilization repressor; its protein translation is MKFSKIKQHIYSKIASGEWPENHPVSSENALATQFKVSRMTARRALQELADEGLVIRSKGSGTYVAPLKSQTSFMAIRNIADEIRARQHDYEAHVHVLRQVPASLQVAEQLQIEAESPVYYSVITHLENGLPVQVEERYVNPAIVEDYLKQDFRQITPHEYLSAVAPLTEASHQIEAVTPNAHVCEWLELNKPEPCLRIVRRTWSDAGVVTYAVLTHPGSRFVLGGHLTFKA